One Vitis vinifera cultivar Pinot Noir 40024 chromosome 8, ASM3070453v1 genomic window carries:
- the LOC100263930 gene encoding serine/threonine-protein phosphatase PP1, whose translation MEGLDGLIERLLEARKCRGKRIQMSESEIRQLCITAKDVFLSQPNLLELEAPINVCGDIHGQYSDLLRLFEYGGFPPDSNYLLLGDYVDRGKQSIETISLLLCYKIKYPDNFFLLRGNHECASINRIYGFYDECKRRFSVRLWKIFTDCFNCLPVAAIIENKILCMHGGLSPEIESLDQIRAIERPVDVPDQGLLCDLLWADPDRDIKGWGENDRGVSYTFGADKVAEFLKKHDLDLICRAHQVVEDGYEFFAERQLVTIFSAPNYCGEFNNAGALMSVDASLLCSFQILKPFKAKE comes from the exons ATGGAAGGGTTGGATGGTTTGATAGAGAGGCTATTGGAAGCAAGAAAATGTAGAGGAAAAAGAATACAGATGAGCGAGTCTGAGATCCGCCAACTTTGTATTACTGCCAAGGATGTCTTCCTCAGCCAGCCCAATCTCTTGGAATTAGAAGCTCCCATTAATGTTTGTG GAGACATACATGGACAGTACTCAGACCTCCTCCGGTTATTCGAATATGGGGGTTTTCCCCCTGACTCCAACTACCTACTCCTGGGAGACTACGTGGATAGAGGAAAACAAAGTATAGAGACAATATCCCTTCTCCTCTGCTACAAGATCAAGTACCCTGATAACTTCTTTCTCCTCCGAGGAAACCATGAATGTGCTTCCATCAATAGAATCTACGGCTTCTACGACGAGTGCAAGCGCCGCTTCAGTGTCCGCCTGTGGAAGATTTTCACCGACTGCTTCAACTGTTTACCGGTCGCCGCTATCATCGAGAACAAAATATTGTGCATGCATGGTGGGCTGTCGCCGGAGATAGAGAGCTTGGATCAGATAAGGGCCATAGAGAGGCCGGTGGATGTGCCGGACCAAGGCCTCTTGTGTGATCTGCTGTGGGCTGATCCTGACAGAGATATCAAGGGATGGGGGGAGAATGATAGGGGTGTTTCCTATACTTTTGGAGCTGATAAGGTGGCCGAATTCTTGAAGAAGCATGATCTTGATCTCATATGTCGAGCCCATCag GTTGTGGAAGATGGATACGAATTCTTTGCAGAGAGGCAGCTGGTAACAATATTCTCAGCTCCAAACTACTGTGGAGAATTCAACAATGCAGGGGCACTGATGAGTGTAGATGCAAGTTTGCTGTGCTCATTTCAGATTCTCAAACCCTTCAAAGCAAAGGAGTGA